Proteins encoded together in one Dermacentor variabilis isolate Ectoservices chromosome 2, ASM5094787v1, whole genome shotgun sequence window:
- the LOC142571331 gene encoding uncharacterized protein LOC142571331 isoform X1, whose product MVKFQETGFVLPPTPQQSIKEPVLVAIVTYEQLSSPITPVINTPVECALLPLINETGTWSPCTPSGAYTIGIDCATSSVSAPPCDIWMLDSLWKVPSALALGLPSCIKLPRLSTPLCRLGCFTTMQTTNLLLFATQVGNKYSLFAMKSSNYLLVQLPSPRCCVAIAAESVCAIRSLLLFSGDIESNPGPYSADLAAKTISRPKINNNRNERH is encoded by the coding sequence GTGCTCGTTGCTATCGTCACCTACGAGCAGCTGTCATCACCGATAACTCCGGTTATCAACACGCCAGTGGAATGTGCGCTGCTGCCCCTCATCAATGAAACCGGCACGTGGTCACCTTGTACGCCATCTGGCGCCTACACCATAGGAATCGACTGTGCAACCTCATCGGTGTCAGCGCCACCATGCGATATCTGGATGCTGGATTCCCTGTGGAAGGTCCCATCGGCACTGGCACTAGGGCTCCCGTCATGTATAAAGCTGCCGCGATTGTCGACACCGCTCTGTAGGCTCGGTTGCTTTACCACAATGCAGACAACTAACCTGTTGCTCTTCGCTACGCAGGTTGGTAACAAGTATTCTCTTTTTGCAATGAAGTCTAGCAATTATCTTCTGGTGCAGCTGCCGAGCCCCCGGTGCTGTGTCGCTATTGCTGCTGAGAGTGTTTGTGCCATTCGGTCCCTGCTTCTCTTTTCAGGAGACATCGAGTCCAACCCGGGTCCCTATAGTGCTGACCTTGCTGCAAAAACTATCAGCCGgccaaaaataaataataacagaAATGAAAGGCATTAA